TTTCTACCCCCCATCAAATTAATCAAATTAATGCCGATGCGGTTCAATTAGGATTATTAGATCTCAAAAAATATCCTGAAGTCGGGCATTATTTTTGGAAACAAATTCAAGCTTTTGATGTGGGTTATATTTATTATGTACTTCCTACGGGAGAATATGCAGGAGCCGGGTATTTTTTAGATTTGAAGAAAGCCACTATTGATGAACTGTCTCCCCAAACTCAATGGAAAGCCAATACTTATGCAACGGATCAGCAGGGAAATCGGATTCGGTTAATGGCTTCCTATAATGATTATAACCCTAGAAGTGAAGCGGCATATACCGATGCTGTGAGAGATCGAAAACCCGTTTGGAGTCAGATTTATCAATGGGATAATTTTCCTGATATTATTTCAATTTCTGCGAGTTATCCCCTTTATAATACTCCCAATGATTTAGTTGCAGTCTTGATTACAAATTTACGTTTATCCCAAATTAGTGAATTTTTAAAACGCTTAAAAATTAGTGAGTCTGGACAAACTTTTATTTTAGAACGGAATGGACTTTTGGTGGCGAGTTCCTCCTCAAAACCGCCTTATCAAATGGTGAAGGGTGTGGCAAAACGGCTGAATGCGGCGGACAGTCAAGATGTCATGATTCGAGAAACGTTTAAGGCTTTAACTGAAAAATTTGGTCAAGTTAACTCGATTATGACCGATCAATCTCTTCAGATTTTTATTAATAATCAATATCAATTTGTTAAAATTACTCCTTGGAAAGATCAATGGGGTTTAGATTGGTTGATTGTGGTGGTTGTTCCTGAATCGGATTTTATGAATCAAATTAATGCCAATACTCAAAAAACCATTATTCTTTGTATTGTTGCTGTGGGACTTGCTACCTTATTCGGATTGTTAACCTCTCGTTGGATTACTGAAAAAATTCTTTGGCTGAGTTATGCTTCCCAGGAAATTGCCAATGGAAATCTTAAACAAAAAATTAATATTAATGGAATTAAAGAAATTAAGATTTTGGGTAATTCTTTTAACCAAATGGCTCAACAATTACAACAATCTTTTACCGTTTTAGCAACCGCCAATGAAAGCTTAGAACAACGAGTTGAAGAACGCACCACACAACTCCAAACGGCTAAAGAAGAAGCTGAATCTGCGAATCAAGCAAAAAGTGAATTTTTGGCGAATATGAGTCATGAATTACGGACTCCTTTAAACGGAATTTTAGGTTATGCTCAAATTTTGCAACGGGAACCGAATCTTAGTCCTAAACACTTACAAGGACTGCATATTATTTATGAGTGTGGTTCCCATCTGTTAACCCTGATTAATGATATTTTAGATTTTTCTAAAATTGAAGCCCATAAATTAGAACTTTATCCGGTAGACTTTAATTTAGAATATTGTTTATGGGGAATTCGAGAAGTTTGTCGGTTGAAAGCTGAACAAAAAGAATTAAAATTTATTGACCTAGAATTAACACCGTTACCTTTAGGAATTCAGGGGGATGAAAAACGGTTACGTCAGGTTTTGTTAAATCTATTAGGAAATGCGATTAAATTTACGGATGAAGGATCAGTGACTTTCTCTGTACAAGTATTATCTGAGTCTCCAGAAATTCCATCAGGGGAAAGCCAATCTTTTATCCCTAAAATTTATACTCTGCGATTTCAAGTTGAAGATACGGGAATTGGGATGACGGCTCAACAAATTGAAAAAATCTTTTTACCCTTTGAACAAGTTGGAGAACAGGAGCGAAAAGCAGAAGGAACTGGGTTAGGGTTAGCCATTAGTCATCAAATTGTAGAGATGATGGGAGGCAAAATTAAGGTTGAAAGTATCCTCGGAAAAGGTAGTCGCTTCTGGTTTGATGTAGACTTTCCCGAAGCAGAAGAGCAGTTAGTCAAAACTCATCAAACTCAACAAAAAATTGTCGGTTATCAGGGAGAAAAACGTAAAATATTAATTGTAGATGATCGCTGGGAAAACCGAGCCGTTATTATGAATCTTTTAGAACCTATCGGGTTTGAAGTTAGGGAAGCAACTCAGGGACAAGAAGGGTTAAAAAAGGTCAAAGAAGGGTTTCCTGATCTGGTGATTACAGATATAACGATGCCTGTTTTAGGTGGGTTAGAAATGACCCGACAATTAAGATCAGATTTAGAATTTTCTGATTTGATAATTATTGCTTCTTCGGCTTCTGTTTTTAGTTCAGATCGAGAGGAATGTTTAAAAGCAGGCTGTAATGGTTTTTTACCTAAACCCATTCAAGAACAAAATTTATTGAATCAACTCCAACACTGGTTAAACTTAATTTGGATTTATGAAAACTCAGACACTATCGCTGTGACTCCCCGGTCATCCCCATCTGTTGATTCTTTCATTATTCCTCCTCCTGAAGAACTGACTCAGTTGTACGATTTGGCAAGGGGAGGCTATATTTTAGAAGTTCAAAGTGAGGCTAATCGAATTAAGGAGTTAGATGATCAATATATTGCCTTTGCAGATTATATTCTACAATTATCTGAAGCGTTTGAAGATGAAGAGATTATTCGACTTATTCAACCTCACCTTATTTAAAAAATCATGAAAAATCCCCATCATTCCTATTCGATTTTAATTGTGGATGATAATCTTACCAATATTAAATTATTGCTAGATATTTTAAATCAGTCTGGCTTCCGAGTTTCCATTGCCAAAAGTGGAGAAAATGCCTTAGTTAAACTTCAAGAAAACTTACCCGATTTAATTTTATTAGATGTGATGATGCCGGGAATTGATGGTTTTGAAACCTGCCGTCAGTTAAAGGAAAATCCAAAAACGAAAGATATTCCTGTCATTTTTATGACGGCTTTGAGTGAGTTAGGAAATAAAGTTAAAGGGTTACAATTGGGAGGAGTTGATTATATTACAAAGCCGATTGAACCTGAAGAAGTATTAGCTCGAATTCATGTGCATTTACAATTAAGAAAAATGCAGCTTCAGTTAATTCAAACGGAAAAAATGTCGAGTTTAGGTCAGTTAGTCGGAGGGGTAGCTCATGAAATTAATAATCCGATTAATTTTATTTATGGAAATATCTTTCATGCTCAAAAATATGTCCAAGATTTATTGAAAACTATCGAGCTTTATGAACAATATCTTCCCTCTGATATTCCCGAACTTAAAACCTGGTCTGAAGAAATTGATTTTGACTTTTTAAAAGATGATCTTCCTCAACTTTTATCTTCTATGGAAATAGGTGCTAACCGCATTCGGGATTTAGTGCGATCGCTGCGTGTTTTTTCTCGACTTGATGAAGCACAATTAAAAGAGATCGACTTAAAAGAAGGAATTGAAAGTACATTAATGTTATTAAGTCATCGCCTTAAACCGACTTCCCATCGTCCTGAAATTGAAATCATTCAAGATTATGACAAATTACCCCTCATTGAGTGTTATGCTAGTGAGATAAATCAAGTTTTTATTCATGTTTTCAATAATGCGATTGATGCGATTGATAGTAAAGCGCTCATGTTAGGAAATCATTCTAAAACGCTGAATGTATTTGTTCCTCAAATTCG
Above is a window of Planktothrix sp. FACHB-1365 DNA encoding:
- a CDS encoding response regulator is translated as MKNPHHSYSILIVDDNLTNIKLLLDILNQSGFRVSIAKSGENALVKLQENLPDLILLDVMMPGIDGFETCRQLKENPKTKDIPVIFMTALSELGNKVKGLQLGGVDYITKPIEPEEVLARIHVHLQLRKMQLQLIQTEKMSSLGQLVGGVAHEINNPINFIYGNIFHAQKYVQDLLKTIELYEQYLPSDIPELKTWSEEIDFDFLKDDLPQLLSSMEIGANRIRDLVRSLRVFSRLDEAQLKEIDLKEGIESTLMLLSHRLKPTSHRPEIEIIQDYDKLPLIECYASEINQVFIHVFNNAIDAIDSKALMLGNHSKTLNVFVPQIRIKIESTTEQDGLKISIADNGIGMSAEVQRRSFDQFFTTKPVGQGTGLGLAITYAIIVDKHGGTLTCNSEVGQGSEFKITLPFSQEKRLN
- a CDS encoding hybrid sensor histidine kinase/response regulator; the protein is MILSLFPLFRWLNIRQGIPLRWVLVIPFLLEISIAVGLTGWFAFRHGEKAINELAQQIETEVSSRIQQHLNAYLSTPHQINQINADAVQLGLLDLKKYPEVGHYFWKQIQAFDVGYIYYVLPTGEYAGAGYFLDLKKATIDELSPQTQWKANTYATDQQGNRIRLMASYNDYNPRSEAAYTDAVRDRKPVWSQIYQWDNFPDIISISASYPLYNTPNDLVAVLITNLRLSQISEFLKRLKISESGQTFILERNGLLVASSSSKPPYQMVKGVAKRLNAADSQDVMIRETFKALTEKFGQVNSIMTDQSLQIFINNQYQFVKITPWKDQWGLDWLIVVVVPESDFMNQINANTQKTIILCIVAVGLATLFGLLTSRWITEKILWLSYASQEIANGNLKQKININGIKEIKILGNSFNQMAQQLQQSFTVLATANESLEQRVEERTTQLQTAKEEAESANQAKSEFLANMSHELRTPLNGILGYAQILQREPNLSPKHLQGLHIIYECGSHLLTLINDILDFSKIEAHKLELYPVDFNLEYCLWGIREVCRLKAEQKELKFIDLELTPLPLGIQGDEKRLRQVLLNLLGNAIKFTDEGSVTFSVQVLSESPEIPSGESQSFIPKIYTLRFQVEDTGIGMTAQQIEKIFLPFEQVGEQERKAEGTGLGLAISHQIVEMMGGKIKVESILGKGSRFWFDVDFPEAEEQLVKTHQTQQKIVGYQGEKRKILIVDDRWENRAVIMNLLEPIGFEVREATQGQEGLKKVKEGFPDLVITDITMPVLGGLEMTRQLRSDLEFSDLIIIASSASVFSSDREECLKAGCNGFLPKPIQEQNLLNQLQHWLNLIWIYENSDTIAVTPRSSPSVDSFIIPPPEELTQLYDLARGGYILEVQSEANRIKELDDQYIAFADYILQLSEAFEDEEIIRLIQPHLI